From Marinobacterium sp. LSUCC0821, a single genomic window includes:
- the gcvA gene encoding transcriptional regulator GcvA codes for MRRLPPLNSLRVFDAAARHGSFNRASEELCVTPSAVSHQLKSLEEFLGVELFKREKRTISLTAAGERYLPSVQLALDELEQATRRLISSPNSNVVKVSIAPAFLTRWLVPRISRFQERHPEVELRVESSIDYIDFDNSDTDIAVYYGKGHWTGVEAHFMRNIFLTPVVSPNLIQTDGPITNPSDILRYPLIHVSGRSHEWTKLLQDNGISISQVSKTISFSSTALAVSAAAAGAGIALADVALLKHEVESERLVAPFDIRLDSHNAFYLVYKENRTLTPAMMAFRDWILEEMQADVDAASSRIG; via the coding sequence ATGCGTCGCTTACCTCCATTAAACTCACTTAGAGTCTTTGATGCTGCTGCTCGTCATGGAAGTTTTAACCGTGCAAGTGAGGAGTTGTGTGTCACCCCCTCGGCGGTGAGTCATCAGTTGAAATCACTTGAAGAGTTCTTGGGTGTCGAGCTGTTTAAGCGTGAAAAACGCACTATCTCATTAACAGCTGCAGGTGAGCGCTATCTCCCTTCCGTGCAGTTGGCCTTGGATGAACTAGAGCAGGCGACACGCCGTCTCATCTCTTCACCTAACTCCAATGTGGTGAAGGTGAGTATCGCACCAGCCTTCCTAACGCGATGGTTGGTTCCACGTATCTCACGTTTTCAGGAGCGCCACCCCGAAGTTGAGCTGCGCGTAGAGTCATCGATCGATTACATCGACTTTGATAACAGTGATACCGATATTGCAGTTTACTACGGTAAAGGGCACTGGACAGGTGTAGAGGCGCACTTTATGCGTAATATCTTCTTGACACCGGTGGTGAGTCCTAATCTGATTCAGACAGATGGTCCTATCACCAATCCTAGCGATATTCTGCGCTACCCTCTGATTCACGTATCTGGCCGAAGCCATGAGTGGACGAAGCTGCTTCAAGATAATGGCATCAGTATCAGCCAGGTGAGCAAAACGATCTCCTTCTCAAGTACAGCGCTTGCTGTATCGGCTGCTGCTGCAGGTGCAGGTATCGCCCTTGCGGATGTGGCGCTGCTTAAACATGAGGTGGAGAGTGAGCGTTTGGTGGCACCTTTTGATATTCGATTGGATAGCCACAACGCCTTCTATCTAGTGTACAAAGAGAACAGAACACTCACGCCAGCAATGATGGCCTTTCGTGACTGGATTCTTGAAGAGATGCAGGCGGACGTTGATGCCGCATCGTCACGCATCGGCTAA
- the tcdA gene encoding tRNA cyclic N6-threonylcarbamoyladenosine(37) synthase TcdA, whose product MMNPDYIDRFAGIGRLYGVDALSAFSHSHVAVVGLGGVGSWVVEALARSGIGELTLIDLDEICVSNTNRQMHALNSTLGNSKVQVMADRAREINPDLIVHEIEMFATQDNLAELFQDPIHYVVDAIDSAGVKAAIIAHCRRRKIPIITTGGAGGLIDPLKIAVTDLSKTEHDPLAAKVRSILKRHFGFSKSGKKFSVECVFSHEQARYPQADGSVCATKNFGESDVRLDCSGGLGAVTAVTATFANMATSRVLLKIAERDARDRKQAD is encoded by the coding sequence ATGATGAATCCTGATTATATCGACCGCTTTGCAGGCATAGGTCGCCTCTATGGTGTTGATGCATTGAGTGCTTTCAGTCACTCGCATGTGGCAGTGGTGGGGCTCGGTGGCGTTGGTTCTTGGGTAGTCGAAGCGCTAGCCCGTAGTGGTATTGGCGAGCTTACGCTTATCGATCTCGATGAGATCTGTGTCTCAAATACCAATCGTCAGATGCATGCCCTGAACTCAACCCTTGGTAATTCAAAAGTTCAGGTGATGGCGGATAGGGCGCGAGAGATTAATCCAGACCTTATAGTGCATGAGATTGAGATGTTCGCCACTCAGGATAACCTTGCAGAGCTGTTCCAGGATCCAATCCACTATGTCGTGGATGCGATTGATAGTGCTGGAGTTAAAGCGGCCATCATCGCGCACTGCCGTCGCCGTAAAATCCCGATCATTACTACAGGCGGTGCGGGTGGCTTGATAGATCCATTAAAGATCGCTGTGACAGATCTTAGTAAAACCGAACATGACCCCTTGGCTGCAAAAGTGCGCTCGATTCTTAAGCGCCATTTTGGGTTTAGCAAAAGCGGTAAGAAATTCTCGGTAGAGTGTGTCTTTTCTCATGAGCAGGCGCGCTATCCGCAAGCAGATGGCTCTGTCTGTGCGACCAAAAACTTTGGTGAGAGCGATGTTCGTTTAGACTGTTCTGGTGGTTTGGGTGCGGTTACAGCGGTGACAGCGACCTTTGCCAATATGGCTACTTCGCGAGTGCTGTTGAAGATTGCTGAGCGGGATGCTCGAGATAGAAAACAGGCGGATTAA
- a CDS encoding TIGR01621 family pseudouridine synthase, with protein sequence MTFKLLLDHADFVAVEKPIGFNVHQEGEAEGFVTLLEAQLGYKLWLVHRLDKVTSGILLLAKSAEAAAQLGAEFAEHRITKLYLALSDQKPKRKQGRIQGDMLPARGGSFKLAKTRNNPAITDFFSLSITPGVRLFVCRPKTGKTHQIRVALKSEGAAILGDDRYGTSSSDRTYLHAWYLRFSYQGSEFTIESKPNEGALFLGSEFAELFKRFHEENLFPSHWDFVF encoded by the coding sequence GTGACGTTTAAACTGTTATTGGACCATGCCGACTTTGTCGCGGTTGAAAAGCCGATCGGTTTCAATGTGCATCAAGAGGGTGAGGCTGAGGGGTTTGTTACCCTGCTTGAAGCGCAACTAGGGTATAAGCTCTGGCTCGTTCACCGTCTTGATAAGGTTACCTCTGGAATACTGCTACTGGCTAAGAGTGCTGAAGCGGCAGCGCAGTTAGGTGCTGAGTTTGCAGAGCATCGTATTACTAAGTTGTACCTAGCTTTAAGTGATCAAAAGCCCAAACGAAAGCAGGGGCGCATTCAGGGTGACATGCTGCCTGCCCGCGGTGGCTCATTCAAGCTTGCAAAAACCCGAAATAATCCAGCGATTACCGATTTCTTCTCATTGAGTATTACTCCAGGAGTTAGGCTTTTTGTCTGCCGTCCTAAAACGGGTAAAACGCACCAGATTCGAGTGGCTTTAAAGAGTGAGGGTGCAGCAATTTTAGGGGATGATCGCTATGGTACATCCTCTTCAGATCGCACCTATCTGCATGCCTGGTACCTCAGGTTTAGTTACCAGGGCAGTGAGTTTACAATTGAGTCTAAGCCAAATGAGGGCGCTCTATTTCTTGGAAGTGAATTTGCTGAGCTCTTCAAGCGCTTCCATGAAGAGAATCTCTTCCCTTCACATTGGGATTTTGTTTTTTAA
- the hda gene encoding DnaA regulatory inactivator Hda — protein sequence MTPNPQQLPLSVSLRSDARLDRFVEAEPSPLIPMLANAAKGEANEPFIYLHGASGSGKSYLLQAVCNAADVSGLSSIYLPLTERAEYSVEMLDGLEQFDLLCIDGVDQIDGDIFWQEGLFHLYNRVRDAGGVLIVSGDQTPANLSLELADLKSRLAWGLSFKLHPISDDQKVSALQKNAEDRGLQLNDELARYLLSRGSRELSDQLGYLEALDQASLQHQRKLTIPFAKQVLGWQ from the coding sequence ATGACCCCAAACCCACAGCAGCTTCCATTAAGTGTTTCGCTTCGCAGTGATGCGCGATTAGATCGATTTGTTGAAGCCGAGCCGTCGCCGCTTATCCCCATGCTAGCCAATGCCGCAAAAGGTGAGGCGAACGAGCCCTTCATCTATCTACATGGTGCCTCGGGTAGTGGTAAGAGCTATCTTCTCCAGGCAGTCTGTAATGCCGCCGATGTTTCTGGATTAAGTTCTATCTATCTACCTTTGACGGAACGTGCTGAGTACTCGGTTGAGATGCTCGATGGGTTAGAGCAGTTTGACCTTCTCTGTATAGATGGTGTCGATCAAATCGATGGAGATATTTTCTGGCAAGAGGGTCTTTTCCACCTCTACAACCGTGTAAGGGATGCTGGTGGCGTACTGATTGTGTCGGGTGATCAAACTCCCGCTAATCTCAGCCTAGAGTTGGCTGATCTTAAGTCACGTCTTGCTTGGGGTTTGAGTTTTAAACTGCATCCCATTAGCGATGATCAAAAGGTCTCGGCCCTGCAGAAAAATGCTGAGGATCGTGGCCTGCAGTTAAATGATGAGCTGGCTCGGTATCTGCTAAGTCGTGGCTCACGAGAGCTCTCTGATCAGCTAGGTTATCTTGAAGCGCTAGATCAAGCTTCACTGCAGCATCAACGCAAACTCACCATTCCATTCGCTAAACAGGTTTTAGGTTGGCAGTGA
- a CDS encoding AI-2E family transporter, with protein MQQRWFILIVALILAVLLYLLAPILSPFLIGALLAYISDPLADRLEAKGLSRTSSVLIVFSLMAFIVLGALLLLIPQLSAQVQIVAQRLPRVIQLVNSELLPMVESSLGVSIAKPDLAQITAIIAQHWQTTGDFATLIIASVTKSGVAIAAWLANLVLIPVVFFYLLRDWDHMVANIGELLPRNVEPKVALWARESDQVLGAFMKGQLVVMLVLGVIYAIGLAILGVDLALLLGLLAGLASIVPYLGFIVGIVSSGIAAYVQFADPMILLGVAAVFAVGQALEGMVLTPKLVGDQIGLHPVAVIFAIMAGGQLFGFVGVLLALPVAAVIRVLLSHLHRGYKNSHLYHHESATISELPSSSELPSSGSSERE; from the coding sequence TTGCAGCAACGTTGGTTTATTTTGATCGTCGCTCTGATTCTTGCCGTTTTACTCTATCTGCTGGCGCCCATCCTTAGCCCCTTTTTGATCGGTGCGCTGTTAGCTTACATCTCTGACCCCTTGGCTGATCGTCTTGAAGCTAAGGGCTTAAGTCGTACTTCATCAGTCTTGATTGTATTTAGCCTGATGGCGTTTATTGTATTGGGTGCACTATTGCTCCTTATTCCTCAGTTATCGGCTCAGGTGCAGATTGTTGCGCAGCGCTTGCCTAGGGTAATTCAGCTCGTGAACAGTGAGTTGCTACCTATGGTTGAGAGTAGCCTAGGTGTATCCATCGCTAAACCCGACCTTGCACAGATCACAGCCATCATTGCGCAGCACTGGCAAACGACGGGTGATTTCGCGACGTTGATTATCGCCTCAGTTACTAAATCTGGTGTCGCGATTGCTGCCTGGCTGGCTAATCTGGTTCTGATTCCCGTGGTCTTCTTCTATCTGCTGCGTGATTGGGATCATATGGTGGCTAACATAGGCGAGCTTCTGCCGCGCAATGTGGAGCCGAAGGTTGCGCTCTGGGCTCGTGAGTCAGACCAGGTACTAGGCGCTTTCATGAAAGGGCAGTTGGTTGTGATGCTGGTGTTGGGCGTTATCTACGCGATCGGCTTGGCAATTCTGGGTGTCGATTTGGCACTGTTGCTCGGTCTACTTGCAGGGCTTGCCAGCATTGTTCCCTACCTAGGTTTTATTGTTGGTATCGTCTCTTCAGGTATTGCGGCTTATGTTCAGTTCGCAGACCCCATGATTCTGTTAGGGGTTGCGGCTGTATTTGCGGTCGGTCAGGCGCTTGAAGGTATGGTGCTTACCCCTAAGCTGGTCGGTGATCAGATTGGCCTGCATCCTGTAGCCGTTATCTTTGCCATCATGGCGGGAGGCCAGCTCTTTGGTTTTGTAGGTGTTTTGTTGGCGCTGCCAGTCGCTGCGGTTATCCGTGTGCTGCTGTCTCACCTGCATCGCGGTTACAAAAACTCTCATCTCTACCATCATGAGAGTGCTACTATCAGCGAATTACCATCTAGCAGCGAATTACCATCATCGGGGAGTTCGGAGCGCGAATGA
- the purM gene encoding phosphoribosylformylglycinamidine cyclo-ligase, translating to MSIDSNSPSISYKDAGVDIDAGNALVEKIKGVAKRTARPEVMGGLGGFGALCEIPEGYRQPVLVSGTDGVGTKLKLAMDLGKHDTIGIDLVAMCVNDLVVAGAEPLFFLDYYATGKLNVDMAADVVTGIGKGCELAGAALVGGETAEMPGMYEGDDYDLAGFCVGVVEKSEIIDGSKVQAGDALIALGSSGPHSNGYSLIRKIIDVNSADLNQNIGNTTLADALMEPTRIYVKSVLKLIKSLQVNALSHITGGGLLENIPRVLPDNAKAVIDTNSWEIPEVFRWIQKGGNVNNVEMYRTLNCGVGMVIAVPATDADKAIELMRAEGENAWLIGTIETAAAGEEQVELRGL from the coding sequence ATGTCTATCGATTCAAACTCTCCCTCAATCAGCTATAAAGATGCAGGCGTTGATATTGACGCTGGTAACGCACTAGTCGAAAAGATTAAAGGCGTTGCTAAGCGCACAGCTCGCCCTGAAGTGATGGGAGGCCTAGGTGGCTTCGGTGCACTTTGTGAGATTCCAGAGGGCTACCGCCAGCCAGTTCTTGTATCGGGCACCGACGGTGTAGGTACCAAACTTAAACTTGCAATGGACCTAGGTAAGCACGACACCATCGGTATCGATTTGGTTGCTATGTGTGTTAATGACCTTGTTGTAGCAGGTGCAGAGCCCCTATTCTTCCTAGACTACTACGCTACTGGCAAATTGAATGTCGATATGGCTGCTGATGTCGTTACCGGAATCGGTAAAGGCTGTGAACTTGCAGGCGCTGCTCTAGTTGGCGGTGAAACTGCAGAGATGCCAGGCATGTATGAAGGTGATGATTACGACCTAGCTGGCTTCTGTGTCGGTGTCGTAGAGAAGTCTGAAATCATCGATGGCTCAAAAGTACAGGCGGGCGATGCACTTATCGCGCTTGGCTCTTCTGGCCCACACTCAAATGGCTACTCGCTGATTCGTAAAATTATCGATGTAAACAGCGCTGACCTAAACCAGAACATCGGCAACACAACGCTTGCAGATGCTTTGATGGAGCCTACCCGCATCTACGTTAAATCAGTACTAAAGCTAATTAAGTCACTTCAAGTGAATGCACTTTCTCACATCACAGGTGGCGGCCTTCTTGAGAACATTCCACGCGTGCTACCAGACAATGCTAAAGCTGTAATCGATACAAACAGCTGGGAGATCCCTGAGGTGTTCCGCTGGATTCAGAAAGGCGGCAACGTAAACAACGTTGAGATGTACCGCACACTCAACTGTGGCGTTGGTATGGTTATCGCTGTACCTGCAACTGATGCAGACAAAGCGATCGAGTTGATGCGTGCTGAAGGCGAAAACGCATGGCTTATCGGTACTATCGAAACAGCGGCGGCTGGCGAAGAGCAAGTCGAACTGCGCGGACTTTAA
- the purN gene encoding phosphoribosylglycinamide formyltransferase, translating into MPGKSVVILISGSGSNLQAIIDASKTDASINIVGVLSNRADAYGLQRATDAQIPTAVIDHTLYSDRLSFDQAMMAQIDAWNPDLVVLAGFMRILTSEFVSHYEGRLINIHPSLLPKFKGTQTHARALEAGESEHGCTVHYVTEELDAGAPIIQAATPIVAADTVESLIDKVHKLEHQIYPLAVSWICSERLKSRDDGIALDDELLGPSGFRFIG; encoded by the coding sequence ATGCCAGGTAAATCTGTAGTCATACTGATATCTGGCTCCGGCTCTAATCTACAGGCAATCATTGATGCATCTAAAACCGATGCATCAATTAACATTGTAGGCGTACTCTCAAATCGAGCGGACGCCTACGGCCTTCAACGAGCAACGGACGCTCAGATACCCACCGCTGTAATTGATCACACGCTCTACAGCGATAGACTCAGCTTTGATCAAGCGATGATGGCGCAAATCGATGCTTGGAACCCTGACCTAGTGGTTCTTGCAGGTTTTATGCGCATTCTCACCAGTGAATTTGTGAGCCATTACGAAGGGCGCTTAATCAATATCCACCCTTCACTACTGCCTAAATTCAAAGGGACTCAGACGCACGCTCGCGCCCTAGAAGCAGGTGAGTCAGAGCATGGTTGTACAGTGCACTATGTTACTGAAGAGCTAGACGCAGGCGCGCCGATCATTCAGGCTGCCACACCCATAGTGGCCGCGGATACCGTTGAATCGCTGATCGATAAAGTGCATAAGCTGGAGCATCAAATTTACCCCTTAGCTGTCTCATGGATCTGTTCGGAACGATTAAAGAGCAGAGACGATGGCATCGCCCTAGATGACGAACTCCTTGGGCCTAGCGGATTTCGCTTTATAGGTTGA
- a CDS encoding DUF3108 domain-containing protein: MTGYLSISRLSWKFWALFAVQASLMPYSATAEPRPFIATYSANIDLLIDLPASAHRELKRSENGTWHFSNNASALMAKQQEWSELSYSNGQWIPLAYHYERKLLGRTRSIDINFDETKGRITTLVNGDPWRQLWEPRVQDRLSYQLQLREDLKSDREELDYRIADGGQIKNYRFTRLGQEMLKTPAGEFECIRLQLDRQGQQHTTLIWMAPELDYLTVRLLRIDNEGREHLMNLKELEYTDE; this comes from the coding sequence ATGACAGGATACCTAAGCATTTCGCGACTATCCTGGAAATTCTGGGCCCTCTTTGCAGTACAAGCTTCTCTTATGCCCTATTCGGCAACGGCAGAGCCTAGGCCCTTTATCGCCACCTATAGTGCCAACATCGACCTCTTAATTGATCTACCCGCCAGCGCGCATCGCGAGCTTAAGAGATCCGAAAACGGTACCTGGCACTTCTCTAATAACGCCTCTGCCTTGATGGCAAAACAACAAGAGTGGTCTGAACTTTCCTACAGCAACGGCCAGTGGATACCCCTTGCTTACCACTACGAACGAAAGCTTTTAGGGCGCACCCGCTCAATTGATATCAACTTTGATGAAACTAAGGGACGCATCACCACGCTTGTAAATGGAGACCCCTGGCGTCAGCTGTGGGAACCAAGGGTTCAAGATCGTCTCAGCTATCAACTGCAGTTAAGAGAAGATTTAAAATCGGATCGTGAAGAATTAGATTACCGTATCGCCGATGGTGGGCAGATCAAGAACTATCGTTTCACTCGCCTTGGGCAGGAGATGCTAAAAACGCCTGCAGGTGAGTTTGAATGTATCCGCCTGCAACTTGATAGACAGGGGCAACAGCACACCACCCTGATCTGGATGGCACCCGAACTGGACTACCTAACCGTCCGCCTGCTTCGTATCGATAATGAAGGACGTGAACACCTTATGAACTTGAAAGAGTTGGAGTACACCGATGAGTAA
- a CDS encoding YfcL family protein — protein MSNVEQLTSLDQKLTTDEVNALDNPDQLFAISYLRGHLDLYMADNESASIAGFKSAVRGAFSQDKLIEADIELVEAELERIG, from the coding sequence ATGAGTAATGTTGAACAACTAACTAGTCTCGATCAGAAGCTCACAACAGATGAGGTCAACGCGCTGGACAATCCAGATCAACTCTTCGCTATATCCTATTTAAGGGGTCATCTAGATCTATACATGGCAGATAATGAGAGCGCATCCATCGCAGGATTTAAGTCTGCCGTTCGAGGTGCTTTTTCGCAGGATAAATTAATCGAAGCTGACATAGAACTTGTCGAGGCAGAATTAGAGAGGATTGGGTGA
- a CDS encoding MBL fold metallo-hydrolase produces the protein MLPLIKTFFDEPTFTYSHVVSCPETKACAIIDSVLDFNYAAGTTDTASADSIIAYIESEGLKTEWIIETHVHADHISAAPYLKDKLGGQLSIGEHITVVQNVFGKAFNAGTEFERDGSQFDHLFKDEELFTVGKIQGRAMHTPGHTPACMSYLIGNALFVGDTLFMPDFGTARCDFPGGDAATLYASIQKLFTLPDDTRVLMCHDYKAPGRDVYAYETTIGEERKHNIHVGEAHDEADFINMRETRDATLDMPRLILPSVQVNMRAGHMPPAEDNGQVYLKVPVNLFK, from the coding sequence ATGCTACCTCTTATCAAAACTTTCTTTGACGAGCCTACTTTCACCTACAGCCACGTTGTAAGCTGCCCAGAAACCAAAGCCTGCGCCATCATCGACTCTGTACTCGATTTCAACTACGCAGCGGGGACTACAGATACCGCATCAGCCGATTCCATTATCGCTTACATCGAGTCTGAAGGACTTAAAACAGAGTGGATTATTGAGACTCACGTTCACGCAGATCACATCTCAGCTGCCCCTTATCTTAAAGATAAACTAGGCGGCCAACTCAGTATTGGCGAACACATTACGGTTGTCCAAAATGTTTTCGGCAAAGCATTTAATGCTGGCACTGAATTTGAGCGTGATGGTAGTCAGTTCGACCACCTATTTAAGGATGAAGAGCTTTTCACTGTAGGCAAGATTCAAGGCCGTGCAATGCACACCCCAGGACATACGCCTGCTTGTATGAGCTACCTTATCGGTAACGCCCTATTTGTTGGCGACACACTCTTTATGCCAGATTTCGGCACAGCGCGTTGTGACTTCCCTGGTGGAGATGCTGCAACCCTATACGCCTCAATTCAGAAACTTTTCACTCTGCCTGACGATACACGCGTTTTGATGTGTCATGACTACAAAGCGCCAGGCCGTGATGTTTACGCATACGAAACCACCATCGGTGAAGAGCGCAAACACAATATTCATGTGGGTGAAGCTCACGATGAAGCAGACTTTATCAACATGCGTGAAACACGTGATGCAACCTTGGATATGCCTCGCCTGATTCTGCCATCTGTGCAGGTCAACATGCGTGCAGGCCATATGCCACCGGCTGAAGATAATGGTCAGGTCTACCTGAAAGTTCCGGTAAACCTATTTAAATAA
- a CDS encoding bifunctional protein tyrosine phosphatase family protein/NAD(P)/FAD-dependent oxidoreductase: protein MDVRKLTPFLSVSPQIAVEDVGIAASMGFKTIVCNRPANESEDQPDLNDIAAACEAMGITYHHQPVISGNITDEDVLAFGAFMAEAQGPVLAFCRTGTRCTTLWALSESSHLDAATLLSTAKDAGYDLSGLGPRIEARQATGNCDAAPKTAARRHEVLIVGGGAGGQAVAGSLLKRQPDLDIAIIEPRTEHYYQPGWTLVGGGVFNRAETIRPMSDVMPSKAHWYKAAVERFEPENNQVVLEDGEAIGYRTLVVSPGLALNWDAIKGLKETLGSNGVTSNYKVDLAPYTWELVQATKSGKALFTQPPMPIKCAGAPQKAMYLSCDHWSRKGNLGNIEVDFCTATPGLFGVADYVPALMEYVKKYGINLNFQTNLVEVDGSSKTALFKQTDTEGNVTDIEKTFDMMHICPPQKSPEFIANSPIADAAGWVDISAETMQHTKFGNIFALGDAGNSPNAKTAAAIRKQAPVVAENVIMVLNGESPRAVYDGYGSCPLTVERGKIVLAEFGYGGKLLPSLPTWLIDGKNPSKLAWFLKEKMLPWMYFEMMFKGTEWLASPTILPKSPSKHEAQDSLK from the coding sequence ATGGATGTACGTAAACTCACCCCCTTTCTTAGTGTAAGCCCGCAGATCGCCGTAGAGGATGTTGGCATCGCTGCTTCAATGGGTTTCAAGACAATCGTCTGTAACCGCCCAGCTAACGAAAGTGAAGACCAGCCTGATCTAAATGATATAGCGGCAGCTTGTGAAGCGATGGGTATTACCTACCATCACCAGCCAGTCATTTCAGGCAATATCACTGACGAAGATGTCCTAGCCTTCGGTGCATTTATGGCCGAAGCTCAAGGCCCTGTATTGGCCTTCTGTCGTACCGGTACACGTTGTACGACACTCTGGGCACTATCAGAATCAAGTCATCTTGATGCAGCAACACTTCTATCAACCGCTAAAGATGCGGGCTACGACCTAAGCGGTCTTGGCCCACGCATTGAAGCGCGCCAGGCAACAGGTAACTGCGATGCAGCACCTAAAACAGCAGCACGTCGCCATGAGGTTCTCATTGTAGGTGGTGGCGCTGGTGGTCAAGCAGTGGCAGGCAGCCTTCTGAAGCGCCAGCCAGATCTTGATATCGCGATCATTGAACCGCGCACTGAACATTACTACCAGCCGGGCTGGACTCTAGTAGGTGGCGGTGTATTCAACCGCGCTGAAACCATCCGTCCAATGTCCGATGTAATGCCTAGCAAAGCGCACTGGTACAAAGCGGCAGTAGAACGCTTCGAGCCAGAGAACAATCAGGTCGTACTAGAAGATGGCGAAGCAATTGGTTACCGCACCCTCGTTGTATCACCAGGCCTTGCTTTGAACTGGGATGCGATCAAAGGACTTAAAGAGACCCTTGGTAGTAACGGTGTTACCTCAAACTACAAAGTTGATCTTGCTCCTTATACTTGGGAACTGGTTCAAGCGACTAAGAGCGGCAAAGCACTATTTACTCAACCGCCAATGCCAATTAAGTGTGCCGGCGCACCGCAGAAAGCGATGTACCTCTCCTGTGACCACTGGAGTCGCAAAGGCAACCTTGGCAACATCGAAGTCGATTTCTGTACCGCCACCCCTGGTCTCTTTGGTGTCGCCGACTACGTTCCGGCACTTATGGAGTATGTGAAGAAGTACGGCATCAACCTTAACTTCCAGACTAATCTCGTTGAAGTGGATGGTTCTTCGAAAACTGCTCTATTCAAACAGACCGATACAGAAGGCAACGTGACTGATATCGAAAAAACGTTCGATATGATGCACATCTGCCCACCTCAGAAGTCACCAGAGTTTATCGCTAACAGCCCAATCGCTGATGCTGCGGGCTGGGTCGATATCAGCGCCGAAACGATGCAACACACCAAGTTTGGCAATATATTTGCCCTAGGTGATGCAGGTAACAGCCCTAATGCCAAAACTGCAGCAGCCATTCGCAAACAGGCACCAGTGGTCGCTGAAAACGTGATCATGGTGCTAAACGGTGAATCACCTCGTGCAGTCTATGACGGCTACGGCAGCTGCCCACTGACAGTAGAACGCGGCAAGATCGTACTGGCAGAGTTCGGCTACGGTGGCAAACTGCTACCGTCTCTTCCAACCTGGCTGATTGATGGTAAGAACCCATCGAAACTGGCTTGGTTCCTCAAAGAGAAGATGCTGCCTTGGATGTACTTCGAAATGATGTTCAAAGGGACCGAATGGTTGGCAAGCCCAACAATTTTGCCTAAGAGCCCAAGTAAACACGAAGCGCAAGATAGCCTCAAATAA